A part of Synechococcus sp. KORDI-49 genomic DNA contains:
- a CDS encoding Ycf66 family protein, whose protein sequence is MLATLSGDVCLLFGLALLLLPLLAVELSRPRDGVWGAVILLLGLVLVTSSDRLRGAPMLAVLCGGLLVSRLSAEVGQSRWRALSAEEQERLSSPDHWLAGLQQLGAAFGSLGEGLGGLARQLKPSGKSGVSGKRWIRADGDPATPEPDTEPSSAPDDAEG, encoded by the coding sequence ATGCTTGCGACCCTCAGTGGCGATGTCTGTCTGCTGTTCGGTCTTGCCCTGCTGCTGCTGCCACTCCTGGCGGTGGAACTGAGCCGACCCCGGGATGGGGTGTGGGGGGCTGTGATCCTGCTGCTGGGTCTGGTGCTGGTGACCAGCAGCGACCGGTTGCGCGGCGCCCCGATGCTGGCGGTGCTCTGCGGTGGCCTCCTGGTCAGCCGCCTCAGTGCGGAAGTGGGGCAAAGCCGCTGGCGGGCCCTGAGTGCTGAAGAGCAGGAGCGCCTGAGTTCCCCGGACCACTGGCTGGCAGGACTGCAACAACTGGGCGCCGCCTTCGGCAGCCTCGGCGAAGGGCTGGGAGGCCTGGCCAGGCAACTGAAACCCAGCGGCAAGTCCGGCGTGTCCGGGAAGCGATGGATCCGTGCCGATGGCGACCCGGCGACCCCTGAGCCGGATACCGAGCCCAGCTCAGCACCCGACGATGCCGAGGGCTGA
- the crtR gene encoding beta-carotene hydroxylase, with protein sequence MNQSPAHRQQFRQVRSGYRSVPREFVDPPSVWNPTVALFLGGYLLAMFTIWGWFVGGLPLPVLLCTGFLALHLEGTVIHDACHNAAHPNRWVNQAMGHGSALLLGFSFPVFTRVHLEHHSHVNDPKNDPDHIVSTFGPLWLIAPRFFYHEWFFFQRRLWKRWELLQWGFERSVFAVIVIAAARFDFLPFIFNCWFAPALMVGVTLGLFFDYLPHRPFTSRNRWTNARIYPGRVMNWLIMGQNYHLVHHLWPSIPWFEYKPAYEATKPLLDSKGSPQRLGIFETRRDGYNFLYDILVGVRSHKSRRGKMRRVARFMPTGAIQRRWLEFVDSIAIKTEPRRPLGH encoded by the coding sequence ATGAACCAGAGCCCGGCTCATCGACAGCAGTTCCGTCAGGTCCGGTCGGGGTATCGATCGGTTCCGCGGGAGTTCGTTGATCCCCCATCCGTGTGGAATCCCACCGTGGCGTTGTTTCTGGGTGGTTATCTCCTGGCGATGTTCACCATCTGGGGATGGTTCGTCGGCGGACTGCCTCTGCCCGTTCTCCTCTGCACAGGGTTTCTCGCCCTGCACCTCGAAGGGACGGTGATTCATGACGCCTGCCACAACGCAGCGCATCCCAACCGGTGGGTCAATCAGGCGATGGGCCACGGTTCGGCCCTTCTGCTCGGGTTCAGCTTCCCGGTGTTCACCAGGGTCCACCTGGAACACCATTCCCACGTCAATGATCCCAAGAACGATCCGGATCACATCGTGAGCACCTTCGGCCCCCTCTGGCTGATTGCTCCAAGATTTTTCTATCACGAGTGGTTTTTCTTTCAGCGTCGTCTCTGGAAACGCTGGGAACTGCTGCAGTGGGGATTCGAGCGCAGCGTCTTCGCTGTGATCGTGATCGCTGCCGCACGATTTGATTTCCTTCCGTTCATCTTCAACTGCTGGTTCGCACCGGCTCTCATGGTCGGAGTCACCCTCGGACTCTTCTTTGACTACCTTCCACACCGGCCATTCACCTCCCGCAACCGATGGACCAACGCCCGGATCTATCCAGGGCGCGTGATGAACTGGCTGATCATGGGCCAGAACTATCACCTCGTTCATCACCTCTGGCCTTCGATTCCCTGGTTTGAATACAAGCCCGCCTACGAGGCCACCAAACCGCTTCTGGATTCCAAAGGGTCACCGCAGCGTCTCGGTATCTTCGAAACCCGCCGCGATGGCTACAACTTTCTCTACGACATTCTTGTCGGCGTCCGCAGTCACAAGTCTCGCCGCGGAAAAATGCGACGGGTTGCCAGATTCATGCCGACAGGTGCGATTCAGAGACGATGGTTGGAATTCGTCGACTCCATAGCGATCAAGACGGAGCCGAGACGTCCGCTCGGTCACTGA
- the gatC gene encoding Asp-tRNA(Asn)/Glu-tRNA(Gln) amidotransferase subunit GatC produces MSRISADDVRKVAKLARLDLPDEKVATYTTQLESILEYVSQLESIDTEGVPETTRAVEVTNVTREDRVTPTPVRDEILNQAPQREGDFFRVPRILAE; encoded by the coding sequence AGGTGGCCAAGCTGGCGCGCCTCGACCTTCCTGACGAGAAAGTCGCCACGTACACCACTCAGCTTGAATCAATCCTCGAGTACGTCAGTCAGCTCGAGAGCATCGACACCGAAGGCGTTCCCGAAACCACACGTGCGGTGGAGGTCACCAACGTGACGCGTGAAGACAGGGTCACACCAACTCCTGTGCGGGATGAGATTCTCAATCAGGCCCCCCAGCGCGAGGGAGATTTCTTCCGGGTTCCGAGAATTCTGGCTGAATGA